A window of Phragmites australis chromosome 2, lpPhrAust1.1, whole genome shotgun sequence genomic DNA:
CCATTTTGTTAATCTAGTCTGCACTAACCAAAGATTAGGACAATCATACTAAAGGTTCAGATGGTCCTAACTTCCCAACCTTTTTTATGCGCTGTTTAATTTTGTTTAGTGAGGTGTGAAGTTATCCTTATCAAATTTGTTGATATGTGATGAACAGTTAACCTTGTAAACATAGTATTAATGATTGGTGTATGCATGCAAGTTACAAATATATGGATATGTATTTGCTGCTTGCACATTGTTTTGTCTTCAAAGGCAtgtttcttttgtgtgttttttttttcaagaaatgTTCACTTTGAATAGAATTAGAGACTTTTTTTAACGCATCAAGAATGTAACACTGTTACCATGTTTTGGCTGTTGAAACATTGCCGAAACATAAATCTGATGCAAGATTGAAGACGGCTTGAGTTTATCAGATCTCAGGTTTGAGAAATCTGTGGTTTATTGGCCAAGCTACATGTTAAACAATTTCTTGGCTTATAAGTTGTATCCATTCATGCTAATTTTATACAGTTTACATTGCTTTGGGAAGATTACACCCTACTGCCATGTCTGCAACTCtcattcttctctttttcctgTATTCTCAGCTTTTGGTGGTGAGATATCCTGCTCGTAGATGACCTGAGCAACCAAGCCAATGAAAATCAGACCCAGAGCAGCAACCTTCCTCCACTCCACCTCAGGCGTTGCAAAGATGGCATTTGCAATTGTAAGCCCAAGTATTGCCATCAGCCCAAGGTAAATGTTAATACGAGTTTTCGACCCTGTACTCTCTTTTGCTATCTCTTTGACCTTCTGTGCTTCCACCTTTGCCTCCACCTTGGTTTCCTTCTTGTTCTTTGGCTTGACCTTTCCAAGGCTTTTGAAGAACATTCCTTCGTTTTTCTCCTTTTCAATCCAATCCTCGAAGTCTTCTAACACCTTCTCGTTAATTTCTATCTCCTCCCTTTGGACTTCAGCCGTCTCCTCGAAGGCTTGCATCTTGCTGTCGAGCCTCTCCATTATCTGCCTCATCAGACATCGCAATTCTTCGTCAGACAGTGAATAAGCAGCAAGCTGTTCAACGTTTCAATGCAAGAGATGCTCACCTGGTCACCAACTGCATCAAGTTCTTTCATGGCGTTCTGCCCAATCAGGTCGAATTCGGTGTCGGCATCCTTGGCAAACTTGGTCAGGTAAGCAGAGCGCTCGTCCAAGAAGTCCGTGATGCGGACCTTCTGCGTTTGAAGCATGGCGATCTGTGCAAGAACCTCCTGTTGACGTTTGTCGCCACCAAGCTGCGAAGAATTGTCGGGTTTGGCATCTTCGGAACTGCCGGCACAGATGGAAGATCTCTTCCTGCCTAGCAGAGCACGCCGGTATGGGAAGGATCTGTGCGGCGAGGGAAGGGACGTCCGAATGGCCTGAGGAGTAAG
This region includes:
- the LOC133909176 gene encoding uncharacterized protein LOC133909176 codes for the protein MLTPQAIRTSLPSPHRSFPYRRALLGRKRSSICAGSSEDAKPDNSSQLGGDKRQQEVLAQIAMLQTQKVRITDFLDERSAYLTKFAKDADTEFDLIGQNAMKELDAVGDQIMERLDSKMQAFEETAEVQREEIEINEKVLEDFEDWIEKEKNEGMFFKSLGKVKPKNKKETKVEAKVEAQKVKEIAKESTGSKTRINIYLGLMAILGLTIANAIFATPEVEWRKVAALGLIFIGLVAQVIYEQDISPPKAENTGKREE